In a genomic window of Coprococcus eutactus:
- the feoB gene encoding ferrous iron transporter B, which produces MSVKIALAGNPNCGKTTLFNALTGANQYVGNWPGVTVEKKEGKLKGNKDVIITDLPGIYSLSPYTLEEVVARNYLIQEYPDAIINIIDGTNIERNLYLSTQLIELGIPVVMAVNMMDLVKKNGDSINIKNLKEALGCEVVEISALKGTGIDEVKEKAIAAAKSKAANARVHSFDEAVEAAIESVSAKLDMEENRKRFFAIKLIEKDSKIIEQMKNAPDCSAEIKKLEDDFDDDTESIITSERYSYISSIIDKCVKKAAKGQKLTVSDKIDRVVTNRILALPIFVLIMWLVYYIAMSTVGAWCTDWTNDNLFGDGFHLFGIGSSAYEDASGDYDAATTALDAYGVLVTDDEDAVDVDATKAAIEANTNTEASVKYEMEDEETLDTYDIDVYYSEVPANANEETTNAMSYLDAVDYFNETQMAEIDPADYGVFVPSIPDLISTGLDKIGCADWLHGLIIDGIVAGVGAVLGFVPQMLVLFILLAILEYCGYMARIAFIMDRIFRKFGLSGKSFIPILVGTGCGVPGIMASRTIENEKDRRMTVMTTTFIPCGAKVPFIAMIAGAIFGGSSIVATSAYFIGIAAIICSGIILKKTKMFAGDPSPFVMELPPYHIPTVGSVLRSMWERGWSFIKKAGTIITLSTIAVWFTTYFGFVDGSFQMLDESQIDYSILAKIGNAIAWIFVPQGWGNWQATVASITGLVAKENIVGTMGILYGGGDGTVYQALAGAFTTASGFSFLVFNLLCAPCFAAMGAIKREMNSAKWFWFAIGYQCGFAYLVALVVYRIAGLFTGACSFGIWSVVAIALVVLFFFMLLRPDPNKKVKTSKEFLNA; this is translated from the coding sequence ATGTCAGTAAAGATTGCACTTGCAGGAAATCCTAACTGCGGTAAAACAACGTTATTCAATGCTTTAACTGGCGCAAACCAGTATGTAGGTAACTGGCCTGGCGTTACAGTTGAAAAGAAAGAAGGTAAGCTTAAGGGTAATAAGGATGTTATCATAACTGATCTTCCTGGTATCTATTCACTTTCTCCATACACTCTTGAGGAAGTTGTTGCCAGAAATTATCTTATTCAGGAATATCCTGATGCCATCATCAACATAATTGATGGTACTAACATAGAGAGAAACCTTTATCTCTCAACACAGCTCATTGAGCTGGGTATCCCCGTTGTCATGGCTGTCAACATGATGGATCTTGTAAAGAAGAACGGTGATTCCATCAACATCAAGAACCTGAAGGAAGCTCTTGGATGTGAGGTTGTTGAGATCTCAGCTCTCAAGGGTACAGGTATTGATGAGGTTAAGGAGAAGGCTATCGCTGCAGCAAAGTCAAAGGCAGCAAATGCAAGAGTTCACAGCTTTGATGAGGCTGTTGAAGCTGCAATCGAGAGTGTAAGCGCAAAGCTTGACATGGAGGAGAATAGAAAGAGATTCTTCGCAATCAAGCTTATTGAGAAGGACAGCAAGATCATAGAGCAGATGAAGAATGCTCCAGACTGCTCAGCAGAGATCAAGAAGCTTGAGGATGACTTCGATGATGACACAGAGAGTATCATCACAAGCGAGAGATATTCATATATTTCATCAATCATTGACAAGTGTGTAAAGAAGGCTGCTAAGGGACAGAAGCTTACAGTATCAGATAAGATCGACCGTGTTGTAACAAACCGTATCCTTGCACTTCCTATATTTGTACTCATCATGTGGCTCGTATATTATATAGCAATGTCAACAGTAGGTGCATGGTGCACAGACTGGACAAATGATAACCTGTTCGGCGATGGTTTCCATCTCTTTGGAATAGGAAGCTCAGCTTATGAGGATGCATCAGGTGACTATGATGCAGCAACAACAGCCCTCGATGCATACGGCGTACTCGTAACAGATGACGAGGATGCAGTTGATGTGGATGCCACAAAGGCGGCCATCGAGGCAAACACAAACACAGAGGCAAGTGTTAAGTATGAGATGGAAGATGAGGAGACACTTGATACATACGATATCGATGTTTACTACTCAGAGGTTCCTGCAAATGCTAATGAAGAGACAACAAATGCAATGTCATATCTTGATGCAGTTGATTACTTCAACGAGACACAGATGGCAGAGATCGATCCTGCTGATTACGGCGTATTTGTTCCTTCAATCCCTGATCTTATCTCTACAGGACTTGACAAGATCGGATGTGCAGACTGGTTACACGGACTTATCATCGATGGTATTGTAGCCGGTGTTGGTGCGGTACTTGGTTTCGTACCTCAGATGCTCGTACTGTTCATATTACTTGCAATCCTTGAGTACTGTGGATATATGGCACGTATCGCCTTCATCATGGACCGTATCTTCAGAAAGTTCGGTCTCTCAGGAAAGTCATTCATACCTATCCTTGTAGGTACAGGTTGTGGTGTGCCAGGTATCATGGCTTCACGTACGATTGAGAATGAGAAAGACCGTCGTATGACAGTCATGACAACAACATTTATACCATGTGGTGCTAAGGTTCCATTTATTGCCATGATCGCCGGTGCTATATTTGGTGGTTCATCAATAGTTGCAACAAGTGCTTACTTTATTGGTATTGCAGCAATTATATGTTCTGGTATAATACTTAAAAAGACAAAGATGTTCGCCGGAGATCCATCACCATTCGTTATGGAGCTTCCACCTTATCATATCCCAACAGTAGGTTCTGTACTCAGAAGCATGTGGGAGCGTGGCTGGTCATTCATCAAGAAGGCTGGTACGATAATCACACTTTCAACAATCGCTGTATGGTTCACAACATACTTTGGATTTGTTGATGGTTCATTCCAGATGCTTGATGAGAGTCAGATTGATTACAGTATCCTTGCAAAGATCGGTAATGCGATAGCATGGATCTTCGTTCCACAGGGCTGGGGCAACTGGCAGGCAACTGTAGCATCTATCACAGGTCTTGTTGCCAAGGAGAACATCGTTGGTACAATGGGTATCCTCTACGGCGGTGGAGACGGTACAGTTTACCAGGCACTTGCAGGTGCATTCACAACAGCAAGCGGATTCTCATTCCTTGTATTTAACCTTCTCTGCGCACCATGTTTCGCAGCTATGGGTGCTATCAAGAGAGAGATGAACAGTGCTAAGTGGTTCTGGTTTGCAATCGGATATCAGTGTGGATTTGCTTATCTTGTAGCACTTGTTGTATACAGAATCGCCGGTCTCTTCACAGGAGCTTGTTCATTCGGTATATGGTCAGTAGTAGCAATTGCACTTGTTGTTCTGTTCTTCTTCATGCTGCTGCGTCCGGATCCAAACAAGAAGGTAAAGACAAGCAAGGAGTTCCTCAACGCTTAA
- the sigE gene encoding RNA polymerase sporulation sigma factor SigE, which produces MLNTIRGNDFKFTVASSLSLLSMKNNRDVHYIGGAEILPAPLEPHEEAIVIDELTQKQSEEAKKMLIERNLRLVVYIARKFDNTGVGIEDLISIGTIGLIKAINTFKNDKNIKLATYASRCIENEILMFLRRNNRLRTEVSIDEPLNVDWDGNELLLSDILGTDEDIVYRDLETEVDHNLLDAAISKLGEKERTIIELRYGINTIGGVEKTQKEVADILGISQSYISRLEKKIIKKLRREIMKNY; this is translated from the coding sequence ATGTTAAACACAATACGAGGTAATGACTTCAAATTCACGGTTGCCAGCAGCCTGTCTCTGTTGTCTATGAAGAACAACAGAGATGTACACTATATCGGAGGCGCGGAGATTCTCCCAGCTCCACTTGAGCCACACGAGGAAGCTATCGTTATAGACGAACTGACACAGAAACAGTCTGAGGAAGCAAAGAAAATGCTGATAGAACGCAATCTCAGACTTGTGGTATACATAGCCCGCAAATTCGACAACACAGGAGTCGGCATTGAGGACCTGATATCAATAGGTACAATCGGACTAATCAAAGCCATAAACACATTTAAAAATGATAAAAATATAAAGCTGGCCACATATGCTTCAAGATGTATTGAGAACGAGATACTCATGTTCCTGCGGCGCAACAACAGACTCAGAACCGAGGTTTCAATTGATGAACCACTCAACGTAGACTGGGACGGCAACGAACTACTGCTTTCCGATATTCTAGGCACGGACGAAGACATTGTATACAGGGATCTAGAAACCGAGGTCGATCACAATCTCCTTGATGCCGCAATATCGAAACTTGGTGAAAAAGAGCGCACCATAATAGAACTAAGGTATGGCATAAACACAATAGGAGGAGTTGAGAAAACCCAGAAGGAGGTAGCTGACATTCTCGGCATATCCCAGTCCTACATATCAAGACTTGAAAAAAAGATCATCAAAAAGCTGCGTCGTGAGATCATGAAGAATTACTGA
- a CDS encoding class B sortase, which translates to MAEDANGVEDKNIKKKSGKRKKTFKDRILDVIIVLLLLVALGSGGYLARYYYIAKTAQSNFDDLKSLMDIDDPEDDYDSGTGDNKSYKTADGELTILKKYKKLYEKNNDIAGWLKIDDTTIDYPVMYTPGDNEYYLHLDFDKNWSDPGTPFIDENCRPFDNRTTNVLIYGHNMKSGIMFRELLQYEDKDFCKSHNIIKFDTIYETGRYEVVGAFRAEIYPSDDTDHFHYYEFFDAADNEEFDEFIDFVKQNSPYDTGITPEYGDELITLSTCASHVEDGRFVVVARKINEKDK; encoded by the coding sequence ATGGCAGAAGATGCAAATGGAGTGGAAGATAAGAATATTAAAAAGAAGTCTGGAAAAAGAAAGAAGACATTCAAGGACAGGATCCTTGATGTGATCATTGTTTTGTTGCTTCTCGTCGCCCTCGGCAGCGGAGGTTATCTGGCGAGGTATTATTATATAGCAAAGACAGCGCAGAGCAATTTCGATGATCTGAAATCCCTGATGGACATAGATGATCCCGAGGATGACTATGATTCCGGAACTGGTGACAATAAGTCATATAAGACCGCTGACGGAGAGTTGACCATTTTAAAGAAATACAAGAAATTGTACGAGAAAAACAATGACATCGCAGGATGGCTCAAGATCGATGATACAACAATAGATTATCCTGTCATGTATACACCAGGGGATAATGAATATTATCTACATTTGGATTTTGACAAGAACTGGAGTGATCCGGGTACCCCATTTATAGATGAAAACTGCAGACCATTCGACAACAGAACAACAAATGTGTTGATATATGGGCATAATATGAAATCTGGAATAATGTTCAGGGAACTTCTTCAGTATGAGGATAAGGATTTTTGTAAAAGTCATAACATAATTAAGTTCGACACGATATATGAGACCGGAAGATATGAGGTCGTTGGTGCATTCAGAGCAGAGATATATCCATCTGATGACACGGATCATTTTCATTACTATGAGTTTTTTGACGCTGCAGACAATGAGGAGTTTGACGAGTTTATTGATTTTGTGAAACAGAATTCCCCGTATGATACAGGGATAACACCAGAGTATGGGGATGAACTCATAACACTTTCCACGTGTGCGTCACACGTGGAGGATGGAAGATTTGTTGTTGTTGCGAGAAAGATAAATGAGAAAGATAAGTGA
- a CDS encoding sigma-E processing peptidase SpoIIGA yields the protein MSYLKILTNVLLGRNSNITHAIGYIDTGNSLKCSLTRRYVAVANYAVIASLITCDEAAFVDRYIRDCASIYKGNKPMPKGMHIIPYNTICANNQLMLAVDADFMFVDDRYIEKKPLIGISPATFKILHTDKCILLNKKYMKRGKRHVKHNTR from the coding sequence GTGAGTTATTTGAAGATTCTGACAAATGTATTACTTGGCAGAAATTCTAACATCACACACGCTATCGGGTATATTGACACCGGAAATTCCCTGAAATGCAGTCTCACCAGAAGGTATGTTGCAGTGGCAAATTACGCTGTCATTGCCTCCCTCATCACATGTGATGAGGCGGCATTTGTAGACAGGTACATCAGGGATTGCGCGTCTATATACAAGGGAAATAAACCTATGCCTAAAGGAATGCACATCATTCCTTATAATACAATATGCGCAAACAACCAGCTTATGCTTGCCGTTGATGCCGATTTTATGTTCGTGGACGACAGGTATATAGAGAAAAAGCCGCTTATAGGAATAAGCCCTGCCACATTCAAGATACTACACACAGACAAATGCATCCTGCTAAATAAAAAATATATGAAAAGAGGCAAAAGACATGTTAAACACAATACGAGGTAA
- a CDS encoding S8 family peptidase has product MGEKINPELELAINSDAYTPGSNLYLGYDKTRDEWTLIIRHSGEIDDLEGTLVNESVYLLGGFAVIKIYTYNIYYLQLDPRILYIDKASYYSYGAERGTTASEQNTYARYAACLTDSQVGVMPVYGDGVCIGVIDSGLDIRNEEFCRDGRTRLLRYWNQNQNYENESGNRYMMGRIYDREELDELIAKGRNTGDVISTHGAEVTSIAAGSSLGAAKMADLIMVEQRLEGIFPDTISIMFGIDFLVRYSMNENVPLVINLSYGNNYGAHDGTGMLENFIDVVSRMAKINVVTGTGNDGNKRLHTSGILGNVSFDDLNIDVTGGVRNFGIQIWKNYIDNFDVLVYSPAYDIVLYLTEGQLPANGRFGSTHVYGIYQPPTPFNVQQLIYIFFQADTYIDEGVWKVRIMPKSIVNGTYNAYLPSDAYITGRVEFESANAFGSLTIPATSQSVISAASYDQNRDAFVGFSGRGFTSDNRIKPDIAAPGVGIVAAAGISDLTVVDGTSISAAFVSGAAALLMEWGIVRGNDPFMYGEKLKAQLIKGARQIETIRQYPNRYVGWGTLCVERSFEGL; this is encoded by the coding sequence ATGGGAGAAAAAATTAATCCGGAACTTGAACTGGCGATCAATTCTGATGCATATACCCCCGGAAGCAATCTTTATCTAGGATATGACAAAACTAGAGATGAGTGGACTCTCATAATAAGACACTCCGGTGAAATTGATGATTTGGAGGGAACGCTTGTCAACGAATCGGTATATCTCCTGGGTGGATTTGCGGTAATAAAGATATACACATATAACATATATTATCTTCAGCTTGATCCGAGAATCCTCTATATCGATAAGGCGAGCTATTACAGTTATGGGGCAGAGAGAGGGACCACTGCTTCGGAGCAAAATACTTATGCAAGATATGCCGCGTGCCTGACAGATAGTCAGGTGGGAGTAATGCCAGTGTACGGTGATGGCGTGTGTATAGGGGTGATAGACAGTGGACTTGATATCAGGAACGAGGAATTCTGCCGTGATGGGCGAACCAGACTGCTTAGATACTGGAACCAGAATCAGAACTACGAAAACGAATCTGGAAACAGATATATGATGGGAAGAATATATGACAGAGAGGAACTGGATGAGCTGATTGCTAAAGGTAGAAATACAGGTGATGTAATAAGCACGCACGGCGCTGAGGTCACATCGATAGCAGCCGGTAGCAGTCTGGGCGCTGCGAAAATGGCCGATTTGATCATGGTTGAACAGAGGCTTGAGGGAATATTTCCTGATACCATAAGCATAATGTTCGGCATAGATTTTCTTGTGAGATACAGTATGAATGAAAATGTTCCTTTGGTTATAAATCTGTCATATGGAAACAACTATGGCGCCCACGACGGAACAGGGATGCTTGAGAATTTTATAGATGTGGTATCGAGAATGGCAAAAATAAATGTTGTAACAGGAACCGGAAACGATGGCAATAAAAGACTTCATACCAGTGGTATACTTGGAAATGTCAGTTTCGATGACCTGAATATCGATGTGACAGGAGGCGTTAGAAACTTCGGCATCCAGATATGGAAAAATTATATAGATAATTTTGATGTTCTGGTCTATAGCCCAGCATATGATATTGTGTTGTATCTGACGGAGGGACAGCTCCCGGCGAATGGAAGATTTGGCAGTACACACGTTTATGGAATATATCAGCCACCAACGCCATTCAATGTACAGCAGCTTATATATATTTTTTTTCAGGCTGATACATATATAGATGAGGGCGTGTGGAAGGTGAGGATAATGCCAAAGAGCATAGTCAACGGGACATATAATGCATATCTGCCAAGCGATGCATATATTACGGGAAGAGTTGAGTTCGAGAGTGCAAATGCATTTGGCTCACTGACTATACCTGCAACGTCCCAGAGTGTAATATCAGCAGCCTCATATGATCAGAACAGAGATGCATTTGTAGGATTTTCTGGCCGTGGCTTTACCTCTGACAACAGAATAAAGCCTGATATTGCAGCTCCCGGTGTAGGCATCGTGGCTGCGGCTGGAATAAGTGATCTGACAGTGGTAGATGGAACATCTATATCTGCTGCATTTGTGTCTGGAGCTGCGGCACTGCTCATGGAGTGGGGAATAGTACGGGGAAATGATCCTTTTATGTATGGGGAGAAGCTTAAAGCGCAGCTTATAAAGGGAGCGAGACAAATAGAGACGATCAGGCAGTATCCGAACAGATATGTTGGGTGGGGAACGCTGTGTGTTGAACGGAGTTTTGAAGGGTTATGA
- a CDS encoding FeoA family protein has protein sequence MSTLKDVKVGSTVTVKKIAGEGPVKRRIMDMGITRGVQVYVRKVAPLGDPVEVTVRGYELSIRKADAEIIEVE, from the coding sequence ATGAGCACATTAAAGGATGTCAAGGTTGGCAGTACTGTGACTGTCAAAAAGATTGCAGGCGAAGGCCCTGTAAAGAGACGTATCATGGACATGGGCATCACAAGAGGTGTACAGGTTTATGTGCGTAAGGTTGCGCCTCTCGGTGATCCTGTAGAGGTTACTGTAAGAGGCTATGAATTATCAATTCGTAAAGCTGATGCTGAGATTATAGAGGTAGAGTAA
- a CDS encoding metal-dependent transcriptional regulator translates to MLTTNESVENYLETILVLSKELPVVRGVDIANETGYKKSSVSVAMKNLREMNYISVSDSGYISLTGAGKRIAEMIYERHQFLSSWFASLGVSEEIATEDACKIEHVISQETFDAIKRHVHGSEE, encoded by the coding sequence ATGTTGACAACAAACGAATCCGTAGAAAACTATCTAGAGACTATTCTTGTTCTCAGCAAGGAGCTTCCTGTTGTCCGCGGAGTAGATATAGCCAACGAAACAGGATATAAAAAATCAAGCGTGAGCGTTGCAATGAAGAATCTCAGGGAGATGAATTACATATCAGTAAGTGATTCCGGATATATCTCTCTTACGGGGGCAGGAAAACGGATCGCTGAAATGATCTATGAAAGACATCAATTTCTTTCAAGCTGGTTCGCAAGTCTCGGTGTCTCCGAAGAGATAGCAACTGAGGATGCATGTAAGATTGAGCATGTAATCAGCCAGGAGACTTTTGATGCAATTAAAAGGCATGTCCACGGATCAGAAGAGTAA
- a CDS encoding FeoA family protein: MPLTFAKPGEANVIKKVGGREKTRLFLEKLGFVEGSVVTVVAENAGNLIVNIKDSRVAIDKDMASKILV; encoded by the coding sequence ATGCCATTAACATTTGCAAAACCTGGAGAAGCTAACGTGATCAAAAAGGTTGGTGGAAGAGAGAAAACAAGACTGTTTCTTGAAAAACTAGGATTTGTTGAAGGCAGTGTTGTAACTGTCGTGGCAGAGAATGCCGGAAACCTTATTGTCAACATTAAGGATTCCCGAGTTGCCATTGATAAGGATATGGCCAGCAAGATTCTGGTATAG
- a CDS encoding IMP cyclohydrolase, whose protein sequence is MEMLSLEKELSENAYPGRGIVIGVSEDGKKAVTAYFIMGRSSNSRNRVFVTEGEGIRTEAFDPSKLEDPSLIIYAPVRVLGNKTIVTNGDQTDTIYDGLDDELTFEQSLRSRQFEPDGPNYTPRISGVMHIKKGVFDYSMSILKSNNGNPAANNRYTFSYENPVAGEGHFIHTYMHDGNPLPSFEGEPKWVKISGDIDEFTDKVWNSLNDDNKVSLFVRYIDIATGEYETKIVNKNK, encoded by the coding sequence ATGGAAATGTTATCACTTGAGAAGGAACTTAGCGAAAATGCATATCCGGGACGTGGAATCGTGATCGGCGTGTCAGAGGATGGTAAGAAGGCAGTTACAGCTTACTTCATCATGGGAAGAAGCTCAAACAGCCGTAACAGAGTATTTGTGACAGAGGGTGAGGGCATCAGAACAGAGGCATTTGATCCTTCAAAGCTTGAGGATCCAAGCCTTATCATCTATGCACCTGTAAGAGTTCTTGGCAACAAGACTATCGTTACAAATGGCGATCAGACAGACACTATATATGACGGACTTGACGATGAACTCACATTTGAGCAGTCGCTTAGAAGCAGACAGTTTGAGCCGGATGGCCCTAACTACACACCTAGAATCTCTGGCGTTATGCACATAAAGAAGGGCGTGTTCGACTATTCAATGTCCATACTTAAGAGCAACAATGGCAACCCTGCAGCAAATAACAGATACACATTCTCATACGAGAACCCTGTAGCTGGTGAGGGACATTTCATTCACACATATATGCACGATGGCAATCCGCTCCCAAGCTTTGAGGGTGAGCCAAAGTGGGTTAAGATATCCGGTGATATCGATGAGTTCACAGACAAGGTATGGAACAGCCTCAATGATGACAACAAGGTGTCACTGTTCGTCAGATATATTGACATCGCAACAGGTGAGTATGAGACAAAGATCGTGAATAAGAATAAGTAA
- a CDS encoding CDP-alcohol phosphatidyltransferase family protein, with protein sequence MVGFYNYTVILTYMSLISSITGLFFTFSGHLSIGILCLALSGLFDAFDGKVARRKKDRTMDEKRFGIQIDSLCDLISFGVFPVVLCWYSGMNTPLGMFILVLYCLAGMIRLAYYNVLEEKKNNDDYDSEVIEAPDGRKYFHGMPITAIAVGLPIVYVTSPLLGEYFPIVLHIIMILAMILFITDFRFPKPTSKELTVIIVIVAVAVVWLLIRYMAKRHIIDVPLLFLSYVRGIMQ encoded by the coding sequence ATGGTAGGATTTTATAATTATACAGTTATTTTGACATATATGAGCCTGATATCATCAATAACAGGCCTATTTTTTACTTTTAGCGGACATTTAAGCATAGGAATACTTTGTCTAGCTCTTTCCGGGCTTTTTGATGCATTTGACGGCAAGGTTGCAAGACGTAAGAAGGACAGGACTATGGATGAGAAACGGTTTGGAATCCAGATCGATTCCTTATGTGATCTTATAAGCTTTGGTGTATTTCCTGTTGTGTTATGCTGGTATTCTGGAATGAATACACCACTAGGAATGTTTATTCTTGTATTGTACTGTCTTGCAGGAATGATCAGACTTGCATATTACAATGTTCTTGAGGAAAAGAAGAACAACGATGATTATGATTCAGAGGTCATTGAGGCTCCGGATGGACGCAAGTATTTCCATGGTATGCCGATAACAGCAATCGCTGTTGGACTTCCAATAGTATATGTTACTTCGCCTTTGCTTGGGGAGTATTTCCCTATAGTACTACATATTATAATGATACTTGCCATGATTCTCTTTATCACAGATTTCAGATTTCCGAAGCCGACTTCAAAAGAGCTGACTGTTATCATCGTGATAGTTGCTGTTGCTGTGGTATGGCTTTTGATAAGATATATGGCAAAGAGACATATAATAGACGTTCCTCTTTTATTTTTATCATATGTCAGAGGTATTATGCAATGA
- a CDS encoding FeoB-associated Cys-rich membrane protein: MSEYLGTIIVAAIIVLMVFFIVRGMVKDRKKGKHICGGDCSSCHGGCSHKL; encoded by the coding sequence ATGTCAGAGTATCTTGGTACAATCATTGTGGCAGCCATAATCGTTCTGATGGTGTTCTTCATTGTCAGAGGTATGGTTAAGGATAGAAAAAAGGGCAAACACATATGTGGTGGCGACTGCTCGAGCTGTCATGGCGGATGTAGTCACAAGCTCTAA
- a CDS encoding phosphatidylserine decarboxylase, protein MAKYKRSHISDGLSSQDKFLRKLYGTKAGRMLLKVLIRPEISICSGWLMDRPVSKIAIRPFIKKNNIDMSKCVKNIDEFESYNDFFKRKITADARITDDTEFGFVSPCDGRLTVYNIYDTASAKFNIKDSQYSLEQLLRDKKLAQRYKGGRLWLFRLCVDDYHRYIYNVDGIQSEVRRIDGVYHTVNPIASEYYKIYKENTREYCLIKTRDAGTIVFMEVGALLVGKIENHFVRRHRVMKGQEKGNFAFGGSTIILLTQKNAVEPFGRILENSARHVETKVIQGELVGYINKKESSQYNI, encoded by the coding sequence TTGGCTAAGTACAAAAGATCACATATATCTGATGGACTTTCAAGTCAGGATAAGTTTCTCAGAAAATTATATGGAACAAAAGCGGGAAGAATGCTTCTCAAAGTTCTTATACGGCCGGAGATATCGATATGTTCCGGATGGCTTATGGACAGACCAGTTTCAAAGATAGCCATCAGACCTTTCATTAAGAAGAATAACATTGATATGTCAAAGTGTGTGAAGAACATTGACGAGTTTGAATCGTATAACGACTTTTTTAAAAGAAAGATCACTGCCGATGCAAGGATAACGGATGATACAGAGTTCGGATTTGTCAGTCCGTGTGATGGTAGGCTCACAGTATACAATATATATGATACGGCGAGTGCAAAGTTCAATATCAAAGATTCACAGTACAGCCTTGAACAGCTTCTTCGCGATAAGAAACTGGCCCAGAGATATAAAGGCGGAAGGTTATGGCTTTTCAGATTGTGTGTAGATGATTATCACAGATATATATATAATGTGGATGGTATACAGTCAGAAGTCAGAAGAATAGATGGTGTATATCACACAGTAAATCCTATAGCTTCCGAGTACTATAAGATATACAAGGAGAACACCAGGGAGTATTGTCTAATTAAGACAAGGGATGCCGGAACTATCGTTTTTATGGAGGTCGGAGCTCTGCTCGTTGGAAAGATCGAGAATCACTTTGTTAGAAGACACAGAGTTATGAAGGGGCAGGAGAAAGGCAATTTTGCCTTTGGGGGATCCACTATAATTCTTCTAACTCAGAAGAATGCCGTTGAGCCATTTGGCAGAATTTTGGAAAACTCTGCCAGACATGTTGAGACAAAGGTCATACAGGGAGAACTTGTCGGATATATAAATAAAAAAGAGAGCAGTCAATATAATATATAA